One window of Triticum dicoccoides isolate Atlit2015 ecotype Zavitan chromosome 5A, WEW_v2.0, whole genome shotgun sequence genomic DNA carries:
- the LOC119297655 gene encoding uncharacterized protein LOC119297655, producing the protein MRPRYRLLISIHSAATVSTPVVKMDVHHNHLPPCGTRSPVSGSQEKMNKSGLVHKGIARRTFMEKSSQLADFSRKGLPTGSNARCGTVKKIQVSYKRWKRCANKYTNLV; encoded by the exons ATGCGCCCACGCTACCGCTTGCTCATCTCCATCCACTCCGCTGCTACAG TGAGTACTCCAGTGGTCAAGATGGATGTTCACCACAACCATTTACCACCATGTGGAACCAGAAGTCCAGTCAGTGGTTCACAAGAGAAG ATGAATAAGTCTGGACTGGTACACAAAGGCATTGCTAGGCGGACCTTCATGGAGAAATCAAGTCAATTAGCAGATTTCAGCAGAAAAGGGTTACCCACAGGCTCAAATGCAAGATGCGGAACTGTGAAAAAAATACAAGTTAGCTACAAAAG ATGGAAACGATGCGCTAACAAATACACCAATCTTGTTTAG